In the Magnetospira sp. QH-2 genome, one interval contains:
- the modB gene encoding molybdate ABC transporter permease subunit: MIDTGSLGMIEMDALRLSLKVGLTAAVVGLVPAVVMAWILARLDFFGKSLIDSVIHLPLVLPPVAVGYGLLLLAGPDGVVGSWLSAAFGLNLSLGWLGAVVAATVMAFPLFVRAARQAFEAVDPRLEELASTLGCGRWQVFRRISLPLALPGVVAGMLLAFARAFGEFGATLTLIAVIGGNNRTLPLALRELTQSPDGAEAALRLCLLSVVVALGALLISEWLSRRVRKRMEARS; the protein is encoded by the coding sequence ATGATCGACACAGGGTCTCTCGGCATGATCGAGATGGACGCATTGCGTCTGAGCCTGAAAGTGGGGCTGACAGCGGCGGTGGTCGGTTTGGTTCCTGCCGTGGTCATGGCCTGGATTCTGGCACGCCTCGATTTTTTTGGGAAATCTCTCATCGATAGCGTCATCCACCTGCCCTTGGTGCTGCCACCGGTGGCCGTGGGCTATGGATTGTTGTTGCTGGCTGGGCCGGACGGCGTTGTTGGGTCCTGGCTATCGGCAGCTTTTGGATTAAACCTCTCGCTTGGTTGGCTGGGAGCGGTGGTGGCGGCGACGGTCATGGCCTTTCCCTTGTTCGTGCGCGCCGCGCGTCAGGCTTTCGAAGCGGTTGATCCGCGTTTGGAGGAGCTGGCAAGCACCTTGGGCTGCGGGCGTTGGCAGGTGTTTCGGCGGATCTCGCTGCCCTTGGCGTTGCCTGGCGTGGTCGCCGGGATGCTCTTGGCCTTTGCCCGCGCGTTTGGGGAGTTCGGCGCGACCCTGACTTTGATCGCCGTGATTGGCGGTAACAATCGGACCTTGCCTTTGGCGCTGCGGGAACTGACCCAATCCCCGGATGGGGCCGAGGCCGCCTTGCGGCTTTGCCTGTTGTCGGTGGTGGTGGCTCTGGGGGCCTTGCTGATTTCCGAATGGCTATCGCGGCGGGTTCGCAAACGCATGGAGGCCCGGTCATGA
- a CDS encoding ATP-binding cassette domain-containing protein produces MIAVDLHLDDPRTPIGACFETDLAGITAIVGPRGSGKTTLLRMIAGLTKPDRGRLTMGERVLFESRVPINHSPDRRRMGLVIPGGQLFPHLSVRKNLVFGREEGRRVGVEEQIGFDDVVALLDLGEQLEWATNRLSPMQESRVALGRALLMQPEMLLLVSPDSAIMALLSEIVTLFKIPVLFTSEDREGAARVAGKLLVMVGGAVEPIKIAKKAPTAAKKSKPKPAAKTEPVAAPKDPLAGEISTVLTAKVWGYDSRDGLTRLEYAPGREISVMRDDLMPGQEVKATILARDVGVALAVPEGLGYPNVLEGIIGEITPHKSGLVDLVIDVGAPLSAQVTKGTVKQLGLAEGKTVYALFKSSVIREELVAE; encoded by the coding sequence ATGATTGCCGTCGACCTGCATCTGGATGACCCGCGGACTCCTATTGGTGCCTGCTTCGAAACGGATCTTGCCGGGATAACGGCGATCGTTGGGCCACGCGGATCGGGTAAAACCACCCTATTGCGGATGATTGCCGGATTGACCAAGCCGGATCGCGGGCGCCTGACCATGGGCGAGCGTGTGCTGTTCGAATCCCGGGTCCCTATCAACCATTCGCCGGACAGGCGGCGCATGGGATTGGTAATCCCCGGAGGCCAGTTATTTCCCCATCTCTCGGTGCGTAAGAATTTGGTGTTTGGTCGGGAAGAAGGGCGCCGGGTCGGGGTAGAGGAACAGATCGGCTTCGATGATGTGGTGGCCCTGCTTGATTTGGGCGAGCAACTGGAATGGGCGACCAACCGTCTGAGCCCGATGCAAGAATCCCGGGTGGCCTTGGGGCGGGCCTTGTTGATGCAGCCTGAGATGCTCTTACTGGTTAGTCCCGATAGCGCAATCATGGCCTTGCTTTCGGAAATAGTCACGCTGTTCAAGATCCCCGTGCTTTTCACCAGTGAAGACAGAGAGGGTGCCGCCCGTGTTGCCGGCAAGCTACTGGTCATGGTCGGAGGGGCGGTCGAACCCATCAAGATTGCCAAGAAAGCACCAACGGCGGCAAAGAAGTCGAAGCCGAAACCAGCCGCCAAAACGGAACCGGTTGCGGCTCCCAAGGACCCCTTGGCTGGCGAGATATCGACGGTATTGACAGCCAAGGTCTGGGGCTATGATTCCCGCGATGGCCTGACTCGGTTGGAATATGCGCCGGGCCGGGAAATCAGTGTCATGCGCGATGATCTGATGCCGGGGCAGGAAGTCAAGGCCACGATCCTGGCGCGGGATGTGGGCGTCGCCTTGGCCGTTCCCGAGGGATTGGGCTATCCCAATGTGCTCGAAGGGATCATCGGCGAAATCACGCCGCATAAGTCCGGCTTGGTGGATTTGGTCATTGATGTTGGGGCGCCTTTGTCGGCGCAGGTCACCAAAGGTACGGTCAAGCAATTGGGGCTCGCCGAGGGCAAAACCGTCTATGCCCTGTTCAAGTCGTCGGTGATTCGGGAAGAGTTGGTGGCAGAGTGA